One stretch of Mangifera indica cultivar Alphonso chromosome 9, CATAS_Mindica_2.1, whole genome shotgun sequence DNA includes these proteins:
- the LOC123224912 gene encoding ras-related protein RABD2a-like: MNPDYDYLFKLLLIGDSGVGKSCLLLRFADDSYLDSYISTIGVDFKIRTVEQDGKTVKLQIWDTAGQERFRTITSSYYRGAHGIIIVYDVTDQESFNNVKQWLNEIDRYASENVNKLLVGNKSDLTDKKVVSYETAKAFADEIGIPFMETSAKDSTNVEQAFMAMTAAIKNRMASQPAMNNARPPTVQIKGQPINQKAGCCST; the protein is encoded by the exons ATGAATCCTGACTA TGACTATTTGTTCAAGCTTTTGCTGATTGGAGATTCTGGTGTTGGCAAATCGTGTTTGCTCCTGAGATTTGCT GATGATTCATACCTGGACAGTTACATTAGCACAATTGGAGTTGACTTT aaAATTCGCACTGTAGAGCAAGATGGCAAGACTGTTAAACTTCAAATT TGGGACACTGCAGGACAAGAAAGATTCAGGACAATAACTAGCAGCTACTATCGTGGGGCTCATGGCATAATA ATAGTTTATGATGTCACAGACCAAGAGAGTTTCAACAATGTTAAGCAGTGGTTGAATGAAATTGATCGATATGCAAGTGAGAATGTGAACAAGCTTCTGGTTGGAAACAAGTCTGATCTCACTGATAAGAAGGTCGTGTCTTATGAAACGGCCAAG GCATTTGCTGATGAAATTGGCATCCCCTTCATGGAGACCagtgcaaaggattctactaaTGTGGAGCAGGCATTTATGGCCATGACTGCTGCCATTAAAAACAG GATGGCAAGTCAACCTGCAATGAACAATGCGAGGCCACCAACAGTGCAGATAAAAGGACAACCTATTAATCAGAAAGCTGGCTGCTGCTCTACTTAG